A window of the Natronomonas salina genome harbors these coding sequences:
- the ahaH gene encoding ATP synthase archaeal subunit H: MARPEVLDRIKEAEREADEIVEDAHEQREARIQEARTEAEQIREQAREEARELKSRRLDEAREEIEAEREEIIAEGEADRQALESHAESQRNEVVGYAVNLFTEAVDAQT; the protein is encoded by the coding sequence ATGGCCAGGCCAGAGGTTCTTGACCGGATCAAAGAGGCCGAACGCGAGGCCGACGAGATCGTCGAAGATGCCCACGAGCAGCGGGAGGCGCGCATCCAGGAGGCGCGAACGGAGGCCGAGCAGATCCGCGAGCAGGCTCGCGAGGAGGCCCGGGAGCTGAAGTCCCGGCGCCTCGATGAGGCCCGCGAGGAGATCGAGGCCGAGCGCGAGGAGATCATCGCGGAGGGCGAGGCCGACCGTCAGGCCCTCGAATCGCACGCCGAATCCCAGCGAAACGAGGTGGTAGGCTACGCGGTGAACCTGTTCACGGAGGCGGTAGATGCTCAGACCTAA
- a CDS encoding methyltransferase domain-containing protein, with amino-acid sequence MGVLEDKGRARIFYKYLSRVYDAINPFIWNEEMRDEALGWLDLEAGDRVLDVGCGTGFATEGLLQHTDDVWGLDQSAHQLEKAYGKFGKRGSVKFHRGDAERLPFADDSFDAYWSSGSIEYWPNPVAALAEARRVTKPGGTVLVVGPDYPNSSLFQRLADAIMLFYDEAEADRMFAEAGFEEFEHHIQQRAPGTPRAITTVATVPADEEADGDDGTETDAESVEAA; translated from the coding sequence ATGGGAGTCCTCGAAGACAAGGGCCGCGCGCGCATCTTCTACAAGTACCTCTCGCGGGTCTACGACGCCATCAACCCGTTCATCTGGAACGAGGAGATGCGCGACGAGGCGCTCGGCTGGCTCGACCTCGAGGCGGGCGACCGCGTCCTCGACGTCGGCTGCGGCACCGGCTTCGCGACGGAGGGGCTGCTCCAGCACACCGACGACGTCTGGGGCCTCGACCAGTCGGCCCACCAGCTGGAGAAGGCCTACGGGAAGTTCGGCAAGCGCGGCTCCGTGAAGTTCCACCGCGGCGACGCCGAGCGTCTCCCCTTCGCCGACGACAGCTTCGACGCCTACTGGTCGTCGGGCTCCATCGAGTACTGGCCGAACCCGGTCGCCGCCCTCGCGGAGGCCCGCCGGGTGACGAAGCCCGGCGGCACCGTCCTGGTCGTCGGGCCGGACTACCCGAACTCCTCGCTGTTCCAGCGTCTCGCCGACGCCATCATGCTCTTCTACGACGAGGCGGAGGCCGACCGCATGTTCGCCGAGGCCGGCTTCGAGGAGTTCGAACACCACATCCAGCAGCGCGCCCCGGGGACGCCGCGGGCGATCACCACCGTCGCGACGGTGCCGGCGGACGAGGAAGCCGACGGCGACGACGGAACCGAGACCGACGCTGAGTCCGTAGAGGCCGCCTAG
- a CDS encoding F0F1 ATP synthase subunit C: MMEFADVVSSVALVLQQSGGQGGPALESSGAAALAVGLAALGAGIAERGIGAAAMGAIAENEDLFGRGLILTVLPETLVILALVVVFVV; encoded by the coding sequence ATGATGGAATTTGCTGATGTCGTGAGCAGTGTTGCACTGGTACTCCAACAGTCGGGCGGACAGGGCGGTCCGGCCCTCGAATCGTCGGGCGCTGCGGCACTGGCGGTCGGTCTCGCCGCACTCGGCGCCGGTATCGCGGAGCGCGGCATCGGTGCGGCGGCGATGGGCGCCATCGCGGAGAACGAGGACCTCTTCGGTCGGGGCCTGATCCTCACGGTCCTGCCGGAGACGCTCGTGATCCTGGCGCTGGTCGTCGTCTTCGTCGTCTAA
- a CDS encoding ATP synthase subunit B yields MQKEYKTITEISGPLVFAEIDEPVGYDEMVEIETPDGETRRGQILESTSEYVAIQVFEGTSGIDRNSSVRFLGETLQMPLTEELLGRVLSGSGEPIDGGPEIEPDEERPIVGAAINPTAREYPEEFIQTGVSAIDGMNTLIRGQKLPIFSGSGLPHNELALQIARQASVPEEEAEGEESEFAVIFGAMGITAEEANEFMDDFERTGALERSVVFMNLADDPAVERTVTPRMALTTAEYLAFEQDYHVLVILTDMTNYCEALREIGAAREEVPGRRGYPGYMYTDLAQLYERAGRIEGREGSVTQIPILTMPGDDDTHPIPDLTGYITEGQIYIDRDLNSQGIEPPINVLPSLSRLMDDGIGEGYTREDHADVSDQLYAAYAEGEDLRDLVNIVGREALSERDNKYLDFADRFEEEFVQQGYDTNRDVAETLDLGWKLLSDLPQEELNRIDEELIEEYYVGDEQEAVTADD; encoded by the coding sequence ATGCAGAAAGAATACAAGACGATAACGGAGATCAGCGGCCCGCTGGTGTTCGCCGAGATCGACGAGCCCGTCGGCTACGACGAGATGGTCGAGATCGAGACGCCGGACGGCGAGACCAGGCGCGGACAGATCCTCGAGTCCACCTCGGAGTACGTGGCCATCCAGGTCTTCGAGGGGACCTCCGGCATCGACCGCAACTCGTCGGTGCGGTTCCTCGGCGAGACCCTGCAGATGCCGCTGACCGAGGAACTGCTCGGTCGGGTCCTGTCGGGCTCGGGCGAACCGATCGACGGCGGCCCCGAGATCGAACCCGACGAGGAGCGCCCGATCGTCGGCGCGGCGATCAACCCGACGGCCCGGGAGTACCCCGAGGAGTTCATCCAGACCGGCGTCTCCGCCATCGACGGGATGAACACCCTCATCCGCGGCCAGAAGCTCCCGATCTTCTCGGGGTCGGGGCTGCCGCACAACGAACTCGCACTCCAGATCGCCCGCCAGGCGTCCGTCCCCGAGGAGGAGGCCGAGGGCGAGGAGTCCGAGTTCGCCGTCATCTTCGGCGCGATGGGCATCACGGCCGAGGAGGCCAACGAGTTCATGGACGACTTCGAGCGCACCGGCGCGCTGGAGCGGTCGGTCGTCTTCATGAACCTCGCGGACGACCCCGCCGTCGAGCGGACGGTCACCCCGCGGATGGCCCTCACGACCGCCGAGTACCTCGCCTTCGAGCAGGACTACCACGTCCTCGTCATCCTGACGGACATGACGAACTACTGCGAAGCGCTCCGGGAGATCGGCGCCGCCCGCGAGGAGGTCCCGGGTCGCCGGGGCTACCCCGGGTACATGTACACCGACCTGGCGCAGCTCTACGAGCGCGCCGGCCGGATCGAGGGTCGCGAGGGGTCGGTCACCCAGATCCCGATCCTCACGATGCCGGGCGACGACGACACCCACCCGATTCCGGACCTCACCGGCTACATCACCGAGGGCCAGATCTACATCGACCGGGACCTCAACAGCCAGGGCATCGAGCCCCCGATCAACGTCCTGCCGAGCCTCTCGCGGCTGATGGACGACGGGATCGGCGAGGGCTACACCCGCGAGGACCACGCCGACGTCTCCGACCAGCTGTACGCGGCGTACGCGGAGGGTGAGGACCTCCGCGACCTCGTGAACATCGTCGGCCGCGAGGCCCTCTCCGAGCGCGACAACAAGTACCTCGACTTCGCGGACCGCTTCGAGGAGGAGTTCGTCCAGCAGGGGTACGACACCAACCGCGACGTCGCGGAGACCCTCGACCTCGGCTGGAAGCTCCTGAGCGACCTCCCCCAGGAGGAGCTCAACCGGATCGACGAGGAGCTCATCGAGGAGTACTACGTCGGCGACGAGCAAGAAGCCGTCACGGCCGACGACTGA
- a CDS encoding type IV pilin: MTARATSPVVGVVLLTAVTVVAAAAVGSAVVVDPPDPAPTASFDATADASGEISLTHQGGDAVDPDALRVRVRVDGDPLAEQPPVPFFSARGFESGPTGPFNSATGGEWRAGETASFRVAATNDPELRPGAAVEVRLYVDDQRIALLETTV; the protein is encoded by the coding sequence ATGACCGCTCGCGCTACCTCGCCCGTCGTCGGCGTCGTCCTGCTGACCGCTGTGACCGTCGTCGCCGCGGCGGCCGTCGGCTCCGCCGTCGTCGTCGACCCGCCGGACCCGGCGCCCACCGCGTCGTTCGACGCGACCGCCGACGCCTCCGGTGAGATCAGCCTCACCCATCAGGGCGGCGACGCGGTTGACCCCGACGCCCTCCGGGTGCGCGTCCGCGTCGACGGCGACCCGCTCGCCGAGCAACCGCCGGTGCCGTTCTTCTCTGCGCGCGGGTTCGAGAGCGGGCCGACCGGGCCGTTCAACAGCGCGACCGGCGGGGAGTGGCGAGCGGGCGAGACGGCGTCGTTCCGCGTGGCCGCGACGAACGACCCGGAACTGCGACCCGGGGCCGCGGTGGAGGTGCGGCTCTACGTCGACGACCAGCGGATCGCGCTCCTCGAAACGACGGTCTAG
- a CDS encoding V-type ATP synthase subunit C, translated as MNVRTEGSSNYEYVTARVRSRRAKLFDEDDYRKLVRMGPGEIARFMEETEYESEMNELGARHSGVDLVEYALNQNLAKHFDDLLTYSTGPLYGYIANYLRKFDAWNVKTVIRGVYTDADRDDIGDDLIRTGEFSDRLLDRLVEAGSIEEVVDLLENTIFGGPLEDAYADFENQGVLVPLENAVDRAFYAHLMDEVGTPEPDTPTALYREFLQAEIDFRNVRNALRIARSGADIDPAAYFIEGGRLFRAEELRQLASSTDELVARIRESTYGDDLAVALEDLEGAESLIGFEHALDAALLEYSRKLSNRYPLSVCPVLAYILAKEREIENVRAIARGREAGLSVEEIEEELVIT; from the coding sequence ATGAACGTCAGGACCGAAGGGAGTTCGAACTACGAATACGTCACGGCGCGAGTGCGCTCGCGGCGGGCGAAGCTGTTCGACGAGGACGACTACCGCAAGCTGGTCCGGATGGGGCCGGGCGAGATCGCACGCTTCATGGAGGAGACGGAGTACGAGAGCGAGATGAACGAGCTGGGCGCGCGACACTCCGGGGTCGACCTCGTCGAGTACGCGCTCAACCAGAACCTCGCGAAGCACTTCGACGACCTGCTGACGTACTCCACGGGGCCGCTGTACGGCTACATCGCCAACTACCTCCGGAAGTTCGACGCCTGGAACGTCAAGACGGTCATCCGCGGCGTCTACACCGACGCCGACCGCGACGACATCGGCGACGACCTCATCCGGACGGGCGAGTTCTCCGACCGGCTGCTCGACCGCCTCGTCGAGGCCGGCAGCATCGAGGAGGTCGTCGACCTCCTGGAGAACACCATCTTCGGCGGGCCGCTCGAGGACGCCTACGCGGACTTCGAGAACCAGGGCGTCCTGGTGCCGCTGGAGAACGCGGTCGACCGCGCGTTCTACGCGCACCTGATGGACGAGGTCGGGACCCCCGAGCCCGACACGCCGACCGCGCTGTACCGGGAGTTCCTCCAGGCAGAGATCGACTTCCGGAACGTCAGGAACGCCCTGCGGATCGCCCGCAGCGGCGCCGACATCGACCCGGCGGCGTACTTCATCGAGGGCGGTCGACTCTTCCGTGCCGAGGAACTACGGCAACTCGCCTCGAGCACGGACGAACTCGTCGCCCGCATCCGGGAGAGCACCTACGGCGACGACCTCGCGGTCGCACTGGAGGACCTCGAGGGTGCCGAGAGCCTGATCGGCTTCGAGCACGCCCTCGACGCGGCGCTGCTTGAGTACTCCCGGAAGCTGTCGAACCGCTACCCGCTGTCGGTGTGCCCGGTGCTCGCGTACATCCTCGCGAAGGAACGCGAGATCGAGAACGTCCGGGCCATCGCCCGCGGTCGCGAGGCAGGACTCTCCGTCGAGGAGATCGAAGAGGAGCTGGTGATAACATGA
- a CDS encoding V-type ATP synthase subunit E gives MSLDTVVEDIREEARARAEEIRSEGEERYEEIVSEAERDAEDIRSEAEREVQRTIEQEREQKLSSAKLEAKQQRLEARREVLEDVRDDVEAQIAGLSGDEREELTRSLLDAAVEEFEDAESVRVHGAADDQELLESLVDEYDGYEVGEPVDCLGGVVVESDESRVRVNNTFDSVLEDVWEDNLREISARLFEE, from the coding sequence ATGAGCCTTGATACGGTCGTAGAGGACATCCGAGAAGAAGCCCGCGCGCGTGCGGAGGAGATTCGCTCCGAGGGCGAGGAGCGCTACGAGGAGATCGTCTCCGAGGCCGAGCGCGACGCCGAGGACATCAGGTCCGAGGCCGAGCGCGAGGTCCAGCGGACGATCGAACAGGAGCGCGAGCAGAAGCTCTCCAGCGCGAAGCTCGAGGCCAAGCAGCAGCGCCTCGAGGCACGCCGCGAGGTGCTCGAGGACGTCCGAGACGACGTCGAAGCACAGATCGCCGGCCTCTCCGGCGACGAGCGCGAGGAGCTGACCCGGTCGCTCCTCGACGCCGCCGTCGAGGAGTTCGAGGACGCCGAGTCGGTCCGCGTCCACGGCGCCGCCGACGACCAGGAGCTCCTGGAGTCGCTCGTCGACGAGTACGACGGCTACGAGGTCGGCGAGCCCGTCGACTGCCTCGGCGGCGTCGTCGTCGAGTCCGACGAGTCCCGCGTCCGGGTGAACAACACGTTCGACTCCGTCCTCGAGGACGTCTGGGAGGACAACCTGCGCGAGATCAGCGCGCGCCTCTTCGAAGAATGA
- a CDS encoding HTTM domain-containing protein — protein sequence MERTPTQGGTVDGDERRHRADTALAALRRRVQSRFAVDARALAALRITLGVALLVDLLTRARYLELFYTDAGVYPRAVMTASGTGGEFSLHALSGAAWFQWLLFAVAGLFALLFVVGYRTRLVGAASLLLLFSVQLRNPAVLNGGDRLLRVLLFIALLAPLGERWSVDALRRGTARRTVVGATTVALLVQPVAVFTSNALLKAQGETWYAGEALTVAFANDAMTIGLGNHLGEYPALLTTLNWAWVVLLAGSALFLLGTDGRLRALAVFAYLGAFAGMAATMGVGLFPLVLAASVLPFLTAPFWETAGRLVPDRLAEYLAERRPTAASLGALAGPPLERRVLGEFRRRGHERAAAYAVDYARSLLTVIGVLVLLWIVLFSASHATGVDLPDAVESQAPNEQRWGLYAPDPSTGYSWYVHEAELGDGGTADALGEGNATVDRPPDVAATYDSFRHRKFMSSVDAAAADEDDPLDERYAEWTCERATEVHGDDVRRVTVYRVAQYDAPAEDPPALSVTPLVEQKCSPSATAAG from the coding sequence ATGGAACGGACGCCGACGCAGGGTGGGACGGTCGACGGCGACGAGCGGCGCCATCGGGCGGACACGGCGCTGGCGGCGCTCCGGCGGCGGGTCCAGTCGCGGTTCGCGGTCGACGCCCGGGCGCTGGCGGCGCTCCGGATCACCCTGGGCGTCGCCCTGCTGGTCGACCTGCTCACCCGCGCCCGGTACCTGGAGCTGTTCTACACGGACGCCGGCGTCTACCCGCGGGCCGTCATGACGGCGTCGGGTACTGGCGGGGAGTTCTCGCTCCACGCGCTGTCGGGGGCGGCGTGGTTCCAGTGGCTGCTCTTCGCCGTCGCCGGACTGTTCGCGCTCCTGTTCGTCGTCGGCTACCGGACGCGGCTCGTCGGGGCGGCCTCCCTGCTGCTGCTGTTCTCGGTGCAACTGCGGAACCCGGCGGTGCTGAACGGCGGCGACCGGCTGCTCCGGGTCCTGCTGTTCATCGCGCTCCTGGCGCCGCTGGGCGAGCGGTGGTCCGTCGACGCGCTCCGGCGCGGGACGGCCCGCCGGACGGTCGTCGGCGCCACGACCGTCGCGCTGCTCGTCCAGCCCGTCGCCGTGTTCACCTCGAACGCGCTGCTGAAGGCGCAGGGCGAGACGTGGTACGCCGGCGAGGCCCTGACCGTCGCGTTCGCCAACGACGCGATGACCATCGGGCTCGGAAACCACCTCGGCGAGTACCCCGCACTGCTCACGACGCTGAACTGGGCGTGGGTCGTCCTCCTGGCGGGCTCGGCGCTCTTCCTGCTGGGGACCGACGGTCGGCTCCGGGCGCTCGCCGTGTTCGCGTACCTCGGCGCGTTCGCGGGGATGGCGGCGACGATGGGCGTGGGGCTGTTCCCGCTGGTGCTGGCGGCGTCGGTGCTGCCGTTCCTGACGGCGCCGTTCTGGGAGACCGCGGGCCGACTCGTCCCCGACCGACTCGCCGAGTATCTCGCCGAGCGACGACCCACCGCGGCGTCGCTCGGGGCCCTCGCGGGACCGCCGCTGGAGCGTCGCGTCCTCGGGGAGTTCCGGCGACGCGGCCACGAGCGGGCGGCCGCCTACGCCGTCGACTACGCCCGGTCGCTGCTGACCGTCATCGGGGTGCTGGTCCTGCTGTGGATCGTCCTGTTCAGCGCGAGCCACGCAACCGGCGTCGACCTCCCCGACGCCGTCGAGTCGCAGGCGCCGAACGAGCAGCGGTGGGGCCTGTACGCGCCCGACCCCTCGACGGGCTACAGCTGGTACGTCCACGAGGCGGAACTGGGCGACGGCGGGACCGCCGACGCCCTCGGCGAGGGGAACGCGACCGTCGACCGCCCGCCGGACGTCGCGGCGACGTACGACTCGTTCCGCCACCGGAAGTTCATGAGTTCGGTCGACGCCGCCGCGGCCGACGAGGACGACCCCCTCGACGAGCGGTACGCCGAGTGGACCTGCGAGCGCGCGACCGAGGTCCACGGCGACGACGTCCGGCGGGTGACCGTCTACCGGGTGGCGCAGTACGACGCGCCGGCCGAGGACCCGCCCGCCCTCTCGGTCACCCCGCTCGTGGAGCAAAAGTGCTCCCCGTCGGCGACCGCAGCCGGGTGA
- a CDS encoding V-type ATP synthase subunit I — protein sequence MLRPKRMSRVSVTGSKRVMDDAIEAVHGLNLLHVTEYDDTWAGFEPGNPVEGAEEAAEKLVTVRALQSTLDVTEEDAGRTRIIEDDELDAELEEVRERVNELDDRRSSLEDELREIDDNVEAARPFAELGIDLDLLSGYDNLTAAVGEGDPEALRRALADADEVEEYELFEEGGYVAIFAYPAVDLQDVLVGAAFTQYEVPDLGDSDEATSPEDYVEDLQHRRGQVESKLETVEKELAETKHDVAGFLLAAEEKLAIEVQKREAPLTFATTENAFVAEGWIPSERYSELTDALHSAVGDHVEVEELERAEYDEHGHAHEREDVGGAEGRGGAESTGDPVAADGGTAMSGGEPPVVQDNPKGVKPFETLVEVINRPKYTEIDPTFILFLTFPLFFGFMIGDLGYGLLYMGLGFVLMSRFESDAIRSLGGVGIAAGIFTAVFGVLYGEFFGLHQLGEIVWGGSPPLHKGLTPEHADYALGWLVVSLLAGMVHLAIGWIIDFYENLGHGLWDAVTESGSWLLMMFGLWAWIFADAPPTGASPGLLVGGEETTAVFDGAPFAFGFAGFPELVGFAGLAAFFVGVVLLYLGEPIEVVEFLNVLVNVLSYTRLAAVLLAKAGMAFVANLLFFGVYVTEEHHHGETVEAWHFGTGGMPQEAGVMYHGHEVTEIMFGGLLHGGVAAALVGILVLVLGHLLVLALGITSAGLQSIRLEYVEFFGKFYEGGGKKYAPFGHERTYTTED from the coding sequence ATGCTCAGACCTAAGCGGATGAGCCGGGTCTCGGTGACGGGATCCAAGCGCGTGATGGACGATGCCATCGAGGCCGTCCACGGTCTGAACCTGCTGCACGTCACGGAGTACGACGACACCTGGGCGGGCTTCGAGCCCGGCAACCCCGTCGAGGGCGCCGAGGAAGCCGCCGAGAAGCTCGTCACCGTCCGCGCGCTCCAGAGCACCCTCGACGTCACCGAGGAGGACGCCGGCCGGACCCGCATCATCGAGGACGACGAGCTCGACGCGGAACTCGAGGAGGTCCGCGAGCGCGTCAACGAACTCGACGACCGGCGGTCGTCGCTCGAGGACGAGCTCCGCGAAATCGACGACAACGTCGAGGCTGCCAGGCCGTTCGCCGAACTCGGCATCGACCTCGACCTGCTGTCCGGCTACGACAACCTGACGGCGGCCGTCGGCGAGGGCGACCCCGAGGCGCTCCGCCGGGCGCTCGCGGACGCCGACGAGGTCGAGGAGTACGAGCTGTTCGAGGAGGGCGGCTACGTCGCCATCTTCGCGTACCCCGCGGTCGACCTCCAGGACGTCCTCGTCGGCGCCGCGTTCACCCAGTACGAGGTCCCGGACCTCGGCGACAGCGACGAGGCGACCAGTCCCGAGGACTACGTCGAGGACCTCCAGCACCGCCGCGGCCAGGTGGAGTCGAAGCTCGAGACCGTCGAGAAGGAGCTCGCCGAGACGAAACACGACGTGGCCGGCTTCCTGCTGGCCGCCGAGGAGAAACTCGCCATCGAGGTCCAGAAGCGGGAGGCGCCGCTGACCTTCGCGACGACGGAGAACGCCTTCGTCGCCGAGGGCTGGATCCCGAGCGAACGGTACTCGGAGCTGACCGACGCCCTGCACTCGGCCGTCGGCGACCACGTCGAGGTCGAGGAACTCGAACGCGCCGAGTACGACGAGCACGGCCACGCACACGAGCGAGAAGACGTCGGCGGGGCTGAAGGTCGCGGAGGTGCCGAGAGCACCGGCGACCCGGTCGCCGCCGACGGCGGGACCGCGATGAGCGGCGGCGAGCCGCCAGTCGTCCAGGACAACCCGAAGGGCGTGAAGCCCTTCGAGACGCTCGTCGAGGTCATCAACCGGCCGAAGTACACGGAGATCGACCCGACGTTCATCCTGTTCCTGACGTTCCCGCTGTTCTTCGGCTTCATGATCGGCGACCTCGGCTACGGGCTCCTCTACATGGGGCTCGGCTTCGTCCTGATGAGCCGCTTCGAGTCCGACGCCATCCGCTCGCTCGGCGGCGTCGGCATCGCGGCCGGGATCTTCACGGCCGTCTTCGGTGTGCTGTACGGTGAGTTCTTCGGGCTCCACCAGCTCGGAGAGATCGTCTGGGGCGGCTCCCCGCCGCTGCACAAGGGGTTGACGCCCGAGCACGCCGACTACGCTCTCGGCTGGCTCGTCGTGAGCCTGCTGGCCGGCATGGTCCACCTCGCGATCGGGTGGATCATCGACTTCTACGAGAACCTGGGTCACGGTCTCTGGGACGCCGTCACCGAGAGCGGCTCGTGGCTGCTGATGATGTTCGGCCTGTGGGCGTGGATCTTCGCCGACGCGCCGCCGACCGGTGCGTCCCCCGGCCTCCTCGTCGGCGGTGAAGAGACCACCGCCGTCTTCGACGGCGCGCCGTTCGCCTTCGGGTTCGCGGGCTTCCCGGAACTCGTCGGCTTCGCCGGCCTCGCCGCGTTCTTCGTCGGGGTCGTGCTGCTGTACCTCGGCGAACCGATCGAGGTCGTCGAGTTCCTGAACGTGCTGGTGAACGTCCTCTCGTACACCCGGCTCGCGGCGGTCCTCCTCGCGAAGGCGGGGATGGCCTTCGTCGCCAACCTGCTGTTCTTCGGCGTCTACGTCACCGAGGAACACCACCACGGCGAGACGGTCGAGGCGTGGCACTTCGGGACCGGCGGGATGCCCCAGGAGGCCGGCGTGATGTACCACGGCCACGAGGTCACCGAGATCATGTTCGGCGGCCTGCTCCACGGGGGCGTCGCGGCGGCGCTGGTCGGCATCCTCGTCCTGGTGCTCGGGCACCTGCTCGTGCTCGCGCTCGGTATCACGAGCGCCGGATTGCAGAGCATCCGTCTCGAGTACGTGGAGTTCTTCGGGAAGTTCTACGAGGGCGGCGGCAAGAAGTACGCGCCGTTCGGTCACGAGCGGACGTACACTACCGAGGACTGA
- a CDS encoding ATP synthase subunit A, translating into MSQATDTETTSEGVIESVSGPVVTATDLDARMNDVVYVGDEGLMGEVIEIEGNLTTIQVYEETSDVAPGEPVENTGEPLSVDLGPGMLDSIYDGVQRPLDVLEEKMGAFLDRGVDAPGIDLEKTWEFNPEVSEGDEVSSGDVVGIVPETESIDHKVLVPPGYEGGEVTSVEAGNFTVDETVVELETGEEIAMRQEWPVREPRPTVEKETPTTPLISGQRILDGLFPIAKGGTAAIPGPFGSGKTVTQHQLAKWADADIVVYVGCGERGNEMTEVIEDFPELEDPKTGKPLMSRTCLIANTSNMPVAARESCVYTGITIAEYYRDMGYDVALMADSTSRWAEAMREISSRLEEMPGEEGYPAYLAARLSEFYERAGKFQNMNGSEGSISVIGAVSPPGGDFSEPVTQNTLRIVKCFWALDADLAERRHFPSINWNESYSLYTEQLDPWWRENVSEEYPEVRQWAVDVLDEEGELQEIVQLVGKDALPPDQQLTLEVARYIREGWLQQNAFHDVDTYCDPEKTYLMLTAIQHFNDEAFEALEAGVPVEEIIDIEALPRLNRMNTQENYEEYIEELKEDISDQLRERY; encoded by the coding sequence ATGAGTCAAGCAACAGACACAGAGACCACGAGTGAGGGCGTCATCGAGAGCGTCAGCGGTCCTGTCGTGACCGCGACGGACCTCGACGCCCGCATGAACGACGTCGTCTACGTCGGCGACGAGGGGCTGATGGGCGAGGTCATCGAGATCGAGGGTAACCTCACCACCATCCAGGTGTACGAGGAGACCTCCGACGTCGCCCCCGGCGAACCGGTCGAGAACACGGGCGAACCGCTGTCCGTCGACCTCGGCCCCGGCATGCTGGACAGTATCTACGACGGCGTCCAGCGTCCGCTGGACGTCCTCGAAGAGAAGATGGGCGCCTTCCTCGACCGCGGGGTCGACGCGCCCGGCATCGACCTCGAGAAGACCTGGGAGTTCAACCCCGAGGTCTCCGAGGGCGACGAGGTGTCCTCCGGCGACGTCGTCGGTATCGTCCCCGAGACAGAGAGCATCGACCACAAGGTCCTGGTGCCGCCGGGCTACGAGGGCGGCGAGGTGACCAGCGTCGAGGCTGGTAACTTCACCGTCGACGAGACGGTCGTCGAACTCGAGACCGGCGAGGAGATCGCGATGCGCCAGGAGTGGCCGGTCCGGGAACCCCGGCCGACCGTCGAGAAGGAGACCCCGACGACGCCGCTGATCTCGGGGCAGCGCATCCTCGACGGCCTCTTCCCCATCGCGAAGGGCGGGACCGCCGCCATCCCGGGTCCGTTCGGCTCCGGGAAGACCGTCACCCAACACCAGCTCGCGAAGTGGGCCGACGCGGACATCGTCGTCTACGTCGGCTGCGGCGAGCGCGGCAACGAGATGACGGAGGTCATCGAGGACTTCCCCGAGCTGGAGGACCCGAAGACCGGCAAGCCGCTGATGAGCCGGACGTGCCTCATCGCGAACACGTCCAACATGCCGGTCGCGGCCCGCGAGTCCTGCGTGTACACCGGAATCACCATCGCCGAGTACTACCGCGACATGGGCTACGACGTCGCGCTGATGGCCGACTCCACCTCGCGGTGGGCGGAGGCCATGCGCGAGATCTCCTCGCGGCTCGAGGAGATGCCCGGCGAGGAGGGCTACCCGGCCTACCTGGCCGCGCGCCTCTCGGAATTCTACGAGCGAGCCGGCAAGTTCCAGAACATGAACGGCAGCGAGGGCTCCATCTCGGTCATCGGGGCCGTCTCGCCGCCGGGCGGTGACTTCTCGGAGCCGGTCACCCAGAACACGCTGCGCATCGTGAAGTGCTTCTGGGCGCTCGACGCCGACCTGGCGGAGCGCCGGCACTTCCCGTCGATCAACTGGAACGAGTCGTACTCGCTGTACACCGAGCAGCTCGACCCCTGGTGGCGCGAGAACGTCAGCGAAGAGTACCCCGAGGTCCGGCAGTGGGCCGTCGACGTCCTCGACGAGGAGGGCGAACTGCAGGAGATCGTCCAGCTCGTCGGGAAGGACGCCCTGCCACCGGACCAGCAGCTGACCCTCGAGGTCGCCCGGTACATCCGGGAGGGGTGGCTCCAGCAGAACGCGTTCCACGACGTGGACACGTACTGCGACCCCGAGAAGACCTACCTGATGCTGACGGCCATCCAGCACTTCAACGACGAGGCCTTCGAGGCGCTGGAGGCGGGCGTCCCCGTCGAGGAGATCATCGACATCGAGGCGCTGCCGCGGCTGAACCGGATGAACACCCAGGAGAACTACGAGGAGTACATCGAGGAGCTGAAAGAGGACATCAGCGACCAGCTCCGGGAGCGATACTGA
- a CDS encoding V-type ATP synthase subunit F — protein MSQEIAVVGSPDFTTGFRLAGVRRFENVPDVEKDERLDDAVETVLDDEGVGIVVMHDDDVEDLSRTVRQRVETSVEPVVVTLGGGTGSGNLREQIKRAIGIDLMDE, from the coding sequence ATGAGCCAGGAGATCGCCGTCGTCGGCAGTCCGGACTTCACGACCGGCTTCCGTCTCGCCGGCGTCCGCCGGTTCGAGAACGTCCCGGACGTCGAGAAGGACGAACGGCTCGACGACGCCGTCGAGACCGTCCTCGACGACGAGGGGGTCGGCATCGTCGTGATGCACGACGACGACGTCGAGGACCTCTCCCGCACCGTCCGACAGCGCGTCGAAACGAGCGTCGAACCGGTCGTCGTCACGCTTGGTGGCGGCACCGGTTCGGGCAACCTCCGCGAGCAGATCAAACGCGCCATCGGCATCGACCTGATGGACGAGTAA